One window of the Candidatus Phycorickettsia trachydisci genome contains the following:
- a CDS encoding LTA synthase family protein: protein MYKLQHRDFHLASCKLYGLIQIITRALLVVYAIFYQQITLFQIPEIFFIGFINDVITISYILVVLSVIQFFIDLVFKNKTLLQVVNIVMFLALSSLTFLCFIAEVMFWDEFGTRFNFIAVDYIIYTHEIIGTLRQEMPLWWIIPVILVGSIVSLKYFLRYKKTAISRQHNLLYFIFSGLICSFAFLFYSPHKVNFTSNVYAQELNKNGLYQLFAAFYYNSLDYMQFYPTIDQEKAFSIVRHNILQPNQTLLDGGNEIERINHPIKNSAKNKKLNVVLIIIESMSSEFMGKFGNQQNITPFLDSLADQSVFFTNYYATGTRTVRGLEAILLSTPPSPGASLIRKPDHNNFFTAGDIFRENGYDISFIYGGYGYFDNMLNFFTNNKYKVIDRSDFDSSEITFANIWGVADENLFDKSIQYFDTKGDKPFFSVILTTSNHRPYTFPSGKIDLASGSNRAAAVKYTDYAIKSFIEKARTKPWFKDTIFVITADHCASSAGKIHLPVQKYHIPLMIYAPGILQPQKETSLCSQIDVMPTVLGILNFEYKNQFFGQDILNYPANRSFISTYQMLGFMKDKNMVVLTPRKEPIFYDIEGNNQSISKQKDTNLLEEAIAFYQSAYMFYY, encoded by the coding sequence ATGTACAAATTACAGCACCGAGATTTTCATTTAGCTTCTTGTAAGCTTTATGGACTAATACAAATAATTACAAGGGCTTTGCTTGTAGTGTATGCTATATTCTATCAGCAAATCACTCTCTTTCAAATTCCTGAGATTTTTTTTATAGGATTTATTAACGATGTTATAACCATTTCATATATTTTAGTCGTACTAAGCGTCATACAATTTTTCATTGACCTAGTTTTTAAAAACAAAACTCTGCTTCAAGTAGTAAACATAGTAATGTTCCTTGCATTATCAAGCCTTACATTTTTATGTTTTATTGCTGAGGTAATGTTCTGGGATGAATTTGGGACTCGATTTAACTTCATTGCTGTTGATTACATTATATATACACATGAAATTATAGGAACACTTAGACAGGAGATGCCTTTGTGGTGGATTATTCCTGTAATTCTTGTTGGCTCTATTGTCTCTCTAAAATACTTCTTACGTTATAAAAAAACTGCAATAAGTCGCCAGCATAATCTTCTGTATTTTATTTTTAGTGGATTAATTTGTAGCTTTGCTTTTTTATTTTACAGTCCACACAAAGTGAACTTTACCTCTAACGTATATGCTCAAGAACTAAACAAAAATGGATTGTACCAGCTTTTTGCTGCTTTTTACTATAACTCACTAGATTACATGCAATTTTATCCTACAATCGATCAAGAAAAAGCTTTTTCTATTGTAAGACATAATATTTTACAACCTAACCAGACCTTGCTTGATGGCGGTAATGAAATTGAGCGGATTAATCATCCTATTAAAAACAGTGCTAAAAATAAAAAATTAAATGTAGTGTTGATTATCATCGAAAGTATGAGTTCAGAATTCATGGGTAAATTTGGCAATCAGCAAAACATCACTCCGTTTTTAGACTCTTTAGCAGATCAAAGCGTATTTTTCACAAATTATTATGCAACAGGCACAAGAACAGTTAGAGGACTTGAAGCAATATTATTGTCTACTCCACCTTCCCCAGGAGCTTCTTTAATCCGCAAACCAGATCATAACAACTTCTTCACAGCTGGTGATATATTTCGAGAAAATGGATACGATATCAGCTTTATCTATGGGGGTTATGGATATTTTGATAACATGTTGAACTTTTTTACGAACAATAAATATAAAGTAATTGATAGAAGTGATTTTGATTCAAGTGAAATTACCTTTGCTAACATATGGGGAGTTGCTGATGAAAATCTATTCGATAAATCTATCCAATATTTTGATACAAAGGGCGATAAGCCCTTTTTTTCAGTAATACTAACAACTTCAAACCACAGACCATATACATTCCCATCCGGTAAGATTGATCTTGCTTCTGGTAGCAATAGAGCAGCTGCTGTCAAATATACAGATTATGCAATAAAAAGTTTTATCGAAAAGGCTCGCACAAAGCCTTGGTTTAAAGATACTATCTTTGTCATTACGGCAGATCATTGCGCATCAAGTGCTGGTAAAATACACTTACCAGTCCAAAAATATCATATACCACTTATGATATACGCTCCAGGAATATTGCAACCTCAAAAAGAGACCTCATTATGTAGCCAAATTGATGTTATGCCAACGGTGTTAGGTATTTTGAACTTTGAGTACAAAAATCAATTTTTTGGTCAAGATATATTAAATTATCCTGCCAATAGATCTTTTATATCGACGTATCAAATGCTTGGATTCATGAAAGATAAAAACATGGTAGTCTTAACTCCAAGAAAAGAGCCAATATTCTATGACATAGAGGGCAATAACCAGTCTATATCCAAACAAAAGGATACGAATCTCCTAGAAGAAGCCATAGCTTTTTACCAAAGTGCATATATGTTTTATTACTAA
- a CDS encoding lysine--tRNA ligase: MQRFRESNLKKAWPFEEAERILKNLGGKLPSKSYVLFETGYGPSGLPHIGTFGEVARTSMVRHVFEQISGFATRLICFSDDMDGLRKVPSNIPNREMVAGYIDKPLTEIPDPYGEAKSYGHYMNQKLKSFLDAFDFEYEFYSATDCYKSGMFDDMMLKVLANHEKIKQIILPTLGDERKKTYSPFLPIDPISGKVLQVAIIKTNLDKGTVTYLDDNNNEIEVAVTRGGCKLQWKVDFGMRWAALDVDYEMYGKDIMSNATLYSKVCQVLGKKPPAQFFYELFLDETGQKISKSKGNSITIDEWLKYAPLASLSLFMYQSPNRAKRMYFDIIPKLVDEYISLNNQYHQLEDLESKVNHPLYHIHRGNVPHAQTYGLTFALLINLACVCNPENKNILWGFIFKYTPHASKNSAIENEFLDQLVGFAIRYYEDFVRANKNYLVPSQNHILILEKIISMLENLPNDTDAQEVQSRIYAIGMESGYENLKDFFGDLYRILLGQSSGPRLGSFIKLYGFDETTKLIKMKINTKNEKNS, from the coding sequence CTGCAAAGATTTAGAGAATCTAATTTAAAAAAAGCTTGGCCATTTGAGGAAGCTGAAAGAATTTTAAAAAATTTAGGTGGAAAATTGCCATCTAAATCTTATGTATTATTTGAGACAGGTTATGGTCCTTCGGGTTTACCTCATATAGGTACATTTGGAGAAGTTGCAAGAACAAGTATGGTTAGACATGTTTTTGAGCAAATTTCAGGCTTTGCTACAAGATTAATTTGTTTTTCTGATGATATGGATGGTTTGCGCAAAGTTCCTTCTAATATTCCAAATCGAGAAATGGTGGCCGGATATATCGACAAACCTCTTACAGAAATTCCCGATCCTTATGGAGAAGCTAAAAGTTATGGTCATTACATGAATCAGAAGCTTAAAAGTTTTTTAGATGCTTTTGATTTTGAATATGAGTTTTATAGTGCCACAGATTGCTACAAAAGCGGCATGTTCGATGATATGATGCTTAAAGTTTTAGCAAATCATGAAAAGATTAAACAAATTATTCTTCCGACATTGGGTGATGAGCGAAAAAAAACTTATTCACCTTTTCTCCCCATTGATCCTATCAGTGGTAAGGTTTTACAAGTTGCAATAATTAAAACTAATTTAGATAAAGGAACGGTTACATATTTGGATGACAATAATAATGAGATTGAAGTTGCGGTAACAAGGGGAGGATGTAAATTACAATGGAAGGTAGATTTTGGTATGCGTTGGGCTGCTTTAGATGTCGATTATGAGATGTACGGTAAAGATATTATGTCTAACGCTACCCTTTATTCTAAAGTATGTCAGGTGTTGGGTAAAAAACCTCCTGCACAATTTTTTTATGAGTTATTTTTGGATGAAACAGGACAAAAAATTTCCAAATCTAAAGGAAACAGTATAACTATAGATGAATGGTTGAAATATGCACCACTAGCTTCTTTATCTTTATTCATGTACCAATCCCCTAATAGGGCAAAAAGAATGTATTTTGACATTATTCCAAAGTTAGTCGATGAGTACATATCTTTAAATAATCAGTACCATCAATTAGAAGATTTAGAGAGCAAAGTAAATCACCCTCTTTACCATATACATAGAGGAAATGTGCCACATGCGCAAACTTATGGTTTAACTTTTGCGCTACTTATCAACCTAGCTTGTGTTTGTAATCCTGAAAATAAAAATATTTTGTGGGGCTTTATTTTCAAATATACCCCTCATGCAAGCAAAAATTCAGCAATAGAAAACGAATTTTTAGATCAGCTTGTTGGTTTTGCAATTAGATACTATGAAGATTTTGTGCGTGCAAATAAGAACTATTTAGTTCCATCTCAAAATCATATTTTGATATTGGAAAAAATTATAAGCATGCTAGAGAATTTACCAAATGATACTGATGCACAAGAGGTTCAGAGCCGTATATATGCCATTGGTATGGAAAGTGGATATGAAAATTTAAAAGACTTTTTTGGTGATTTATATAGAATTTTACTAGGTCAATCATCTGGCCCAAGACTTGGTTCATTCATTAAATTGTATGGTTTTGATGAGACTACTAAGCTTATAAAAATGAAAATTAATACAAAAAATGAAAAAAATAGCTAA
- a CDS encoding HU family DNA-binding protein, translated as MNKEEFIAFIAKEKSVTKKAADEIISNFVDSVISAMEKGQSVNLIGFGSFYLIPMKARKGVNPKTKAPMMIDAYVKPNFKPGQWLKTAANKSNKK; from the coding sequence ATGAATAAAGAAGAGTTTATCGCTTTTATAGCAAAAGAAAAGTCTGTCACTAAGAAAGCAGCTGACGAAATTATTTCTAATTTCGTAGATTCTGTAATCAGCGCTATGGAAAAAGGACAATCTGTCAATCTTATCGGTTTTGGTAGCTTTTACCTAATTCCTATGAAGGCTAGAAAAGGAGTGAATCCTAAAACTAAAGCTCCAATGATGATTGATGCTTATGTTAAACCTAATTTTAAGCCTGGACAATGGCTTAAAACTGCGGCTAACAAAAGCAATAAAAAATAA